The Streptomyces sp. NBC_01775 genome includes a region encoding these proteins:
- the hpnH gene encoding adenosyl-hopene transferase HpnH — protein MAMPLRQTVRIGTYLFQQKLRKREKFPLIVELEPLFACNLKCEGCGKIQHPAGVLKQRMPVAQAVGAVLESGAPMVSIAGGEPLMHPQIGEIVRQLVAKRKYVFLCTNAMLLRKKMDQFKPSPYFAFAVHIDGLRERHDESVAKEGVFDEAVEAMKEAKRRGFRVTTNSTFFNTDTPQTIIEVLNFLNDELKVDEMMISPAYAYEKAPDQEHFLGVEQTRELFKKAFAGGNRARWRLNHSPLFLDFLEGKADFDCTAWAIPNYSLFGWQRPCYLMSDGYVPTYRELIDDTDWSKYGRGKDPRCANCMAHCGYEPTAVLATMGSLKESLRAARETAGGGSKVSG, from the coding sequence ATGGCCATGCCGCTTCGACAGACCGTACGTATCGGCACCTATCTCTTTCAGCAGAAGCTCCGCAAGCGTGAGAAGTTCCCGCTGATCGTCGAGCTGGAGCCCCTCTTCGCCTGCAACCTGAAGTGCGAGGGCTGCGGAAAGATCCAACACCCTGCCGGGGTGCTCAAGCAGCGGATGCCGGTGGCACAGGCCGTCGGTGCCGTGCTGGAATCCGGTGCGCCCATGGTCTCCATCGCCGGCGGTGAGCCGCTGATGCACCCCCAGATCGGGGAGATCGTGCGGCAGCTCGTGGCCAAGCGCAAATATGTCTTCCTCTGCACCAATGCCATGCTGCTGCGCAAGAAGATGGACCAGTTCAAGCCCTCTCCATATTTTGCGTTCGCCGTGCATATCGACGGGCTGCGTGAGCGGCACGACGAATCCGTTGCCAAGGAAGGCGTCTTCGACGAGGCGGTGGAGGCGATGAAGGAGGCCAAGCGGCGCGGATTCCGCGTCACCACCAACTCCACCTTCTTCAACACCGATACGCCCCAGACCATCATCGAGGTGCTCAACTTCCTCAACGACGAGCTGAAGGTGGACGAGATGATGATCTCGCCCGCCTACGCCTATGAAAAGGCGCCCGACCAGGAGCACTTCCTGGGCGTCGAGCAGACCAGGGAGCTGTTCAAGAAGGCGTTCGCAGGCGGCAACCGGGCCCGCTGGCGGCTCAACCACAGCCCGCTCTTCCTCGACTTCCTGGAGGGCAAGGCGGACTTCGACTGCACGGCGTGGGCCATTCCCAACTACTCCCTCTTCGGCTGGCAGCGGCCCTGCTACCTGATGAGCGACGGTTATGTGCCCACCTACCGGGAGCTGATCGACGACACCGACTGGAGCAAGTACGGACGCGGCAAGGACCCGCGCTGTGCCAACTGCATGGCGCACTGCGGCTACGAGCCCACCGCCGTCCTGGCCACCATGGGCTCTCTCAAGGAGTCCCTGCGCGCGGCGCGGGAGACCGCGGGGGGCGGCAGCAAGGTGAGCGGGTAG
- a CDS encoding phosphorylase family protein — protein sequence MEGPGAPGPLLIACALGIEHLALRRGLGRPGPAPGGDGHGGTGHVRLLRSGMGPQAARRAVTGALEGEAVRGGTAVLATGFCAGLASGMRPGDLVVADETRDASGHTPCTGTELLAAALAPYGTVHTGPLAGSDHVVRGAERAALHSTGAIAADMESAATLGAAASGTARRPVAAVRVVVDAPGHELIRVGTLRGGISAFRVLRGVLPAFLEWHRSLLLPWR from the coding sequence ATGGAGGGCCCGGGAGCCCCAGGACCGCTGCTGATCGCCTGCGCGCTCGGTATCGAGCACCTCGCGCTGCGCCGCGGCCTGGGCCGACCGGGTCCGGCGCCGGGCGGCGACGGCCACGGCGGCACCGGACACGTGCGGCTGCTGCGCAGCGGCATGGGCCCCCAGGCCGCCCGGCGCGCCGTCACCGGCGCACTTGAGGGCGAGGCGGTGCGGGGCGGCACCGCTGTGCTGGCCACCGGATTCTGCGCCGGGCTCGCCTCCGGCATGCGCCCCGGTGACCTCGTGGTCGCCGACGAGACCCGCGACGCCTCCGGGCACACGCCCTGCACCGGCACCGAGCTGCTGGCCGCGGCCCTCGCGCCGTACGGCACCGTCCATACGGGGCCCCTGGCCGGCAGCGACCACGTCGTGCGCGGCGCCGAGAGAGCCGCGCTGCACAGCACCGGAGCCATCGCCGCCGACATGGAATCCGCCGCCACCTTGGGCGCCGCCGCCTCGGGCACGGCACGACGCCCGGTTGCGGCCGTACGGGTGGTGGTGGACGCTCCGGGACATGAACTGATCCGCGTCGGGACACTGCGGGGTGGAATATCGGCATTCCGCGTCCTTCGCGGTGTCCTGCCCGCATTCCTTGAATGGCACCGATCCCTGCTGCTCCCCTGGAGGTGA
- the shc gene encoding squalene--hopene cyclase, whose product MTATTDGPAGPGVSGTKHTERASPVRVSHDQESLTAQAERITARAVEHLLARQDDAGWWKGDLETNVTMDAEDLLLREFLGIRDEKTLRAAARFIRSQQREDGTWATFHGGPGNLSTTVEAYVALKLAGDDTEAPHMTRAAEWVREHGGVAGSRVFTRIWLALFGWWRWEDLPELPPEIIYLPKWFPLNIYDFGCWARQTIVPLTVVSAYRPVHPAPFRIDELHRDPARPLPRSPMAPATTWDGAFQRIDRALHAYRKVGSRRLRRAALRDASRWIIERQENDGCWGGIQPPAVYSLIALRLLGYDLEHPVMKAGLASLDRFAIWPDEETRMVEACQSPVWDTCLAAIALADAGLPSDHPALLKAADWMLGEQIVRPGDWSVRRPQLPPGGWAFEFHNDNYPDLDDTAEVALALRRIKHPDPERVDRAVARAVRWNLGMQSSDGSWAAFDVDNTSKFPNRLPFCDFGEVIDPPSADVTAHVLEMLAAEGMQHDPRARKALAWLLAEQEADGSWFGRWGVNYLYGTGSAVPALVAAGLPASHPAIRRAVGWLESVQNDDGGWGEDLRSYIDSEWAANGTSTASQTGWALMALLAAGEKESKAVERGIGWLAETQREDGYWDEPYFTGTGFPWDFSINYHLYRMVFPVTALGRYLHGDGLGRLAGRDA is encoded by the coding sequence ATGACAGCCACGACGGACGGACCAGCGGGCCCCGGCGTCTCCGGAACGAAGCACACGGAACGCGCCTCGCCCGTGCGGGTCTCCCACGACCAGGAGAGTCTGACCGCCCAGGCGGAGCGGATCACGGCCCGCGCCGTCGAGCACCTGCTGGCGCGCCAGGACGACGCGGGCTGGTGGAAGGGCGACCTGGAAACCAACGTCACCATGGATGCCGAGGACTTGCTGCTGCGCGAGTTCCTCGGCATCCGTGATGAGAAGACCCTGCGTGCCGCCGCCCGGTTCATCCGCTCCCAGCAGCGCGAGGATGGCACCTGGGCCACCTTCCACGGAGGGCCGGGCAACCTGTCCACCACCGTAGAGGCGTACGTCGCGCTCAAGCTCGCGGGCGACGACACCGAGGCCCCCCACATGACGCGCGCCGCCGAGTGGGTGCGCGAGCACGGGGGAGTGGCCGGCAGCAGGGTCTTCACCCGTATCTGGCTCGCGCTGTTCGGCTGGTGGCGCTGGGAGGACCTGCCGGAGCTGCCGCCGGAGATCATCTACCTCCCGAAGTGGTTCCCGCTCAACATCTACGACTTCGGGTGCTGGGCCCGCCAGACCATCGTCCCGCTCACCGTCGTCTCCGCCTACCGGCCCGTCCACCCGGCGCCGTTCAGGATCGACGAGCTGCACCGCGACCCCGCCCGCCCCCTCCCGCGCTCGCCGATGGCACCCGCCACCACCTGGGACGGGGCCTTCCAGCGCATCGACCGCGCCCTGCACGCCTACCGCAAGGTCGGCTCGCGCAGGCTGCGCCGCGCGGCCCTGCGCGACGCCTCCCGGTGGATCATCGAGCGCCAGGAGAACGACGGCTGCTGGGGCGGCATCCAGCCGCCCGCCGTCTACTCCCTGATCGCGCTGCGGCTGCTGGGATACGACCTCGAACACCCCGTCATGAAGGCCGGACTCGCCTCGCTGGACCGCTTCGCGATCTGGCCCGACGAGGAGACCCGGATGGTCGAGGCGTGCCAGTCCCCGGTCTGGGACACCTGCCTGGCAGCGATCGCGCTCGCCGACGCAGGGCTGCCCAGCGACCATCCGGCACTGCTCAAGGCCGCCGACTGGATGCTGGGCGAGCAGATCGTCCGGCCCGGCGACTGGTCGGTACGCCGCCCCCAACTGCCGCCCGGCGGCTGGGCCTTCGAGTTCCACAACGACAACTATCCCGACCTCGACGACACCGCCGAGGTCGCCCTGGCGCTGCGCCGCATCAAGCACCCCGACCCCGAGCGCGTGGACCGCGCCGTCGCGCGCGCCGTGCGCTGGAACCTGGGCATGCAGTCCAGTGACGGCTCCTGGGCGGCCTTCGACGTCGACAACACCAGCAAGTTCCCCAACCGGCTGCCATTCTGCGACTTCGGCGAGGTCATCGACCCGCCCTCGGCCGACGTCACCGCGCACGTCCTGGAGATGCTCGCGGCCGAGGGCATGCAGCACGACCCCCGCGCCCGTAAGGCCCTCGCCTGGCTGCTGGCCGAACAGGAGGCCGACGGATCCTGGTTCGGCCGCTGGGGTGTCAACTACCTCTACGGCACCGGCTCCGCCGTCCCCGCGCTCGTCGCCGCCGGGCTCCCCGCCTCCCACCCCGCCATCCGGCGCGCGGTCGGCTGGCTGGAAAGCGTCCAGAACGACGACGGCGGCTGGGGTGAGGACCTGCGCTCCTACATCGACAGCGAATGGGCCGCCAACGGCACCTCCACCGCATCGCAGACCGGCTGGGCGCTGATGGCGCTGCTGGCGGCCGGGGAGAAGGAGAGCAAGGCCGTCGAGCGGGGCATCGGATGGCTCGCCGAGACCCAGCGCGAGGACGGCTACTGGGACGAGCCGTACTTCACCGGCACCGGCTTCCCCTGGGACTTCTCCATCAATTACCACCTGTACCGGATGGTCTTCCCCGTCACGGCCCTCGGTCGCTATCTGCACGGGGACGGACTGGGGCGCCTCGCGGGGCGTGACGCCTGA
- a CDS encoding polyprenyl synthetase family protein, protein MSTTDAATPASTASTTAPHRGDPVTPAKQHLVDEGGASTMGKAADNKSVSALLERGRTLATPVLRAAVDRLAPPMDTVAAYHFGWIDTEGRPSAADGGKAVRPALALLSAEAAGAVPETGIPGAVAVELVHNFSLLHDDLMDGDEQRRHRDTVWKVHGPAQAILVGDALFALAGEILLELGTPEAGRATRRLTRATRSLIDGQAQDISYEHRDQVTVEECLDMEGNKTGALLACAASIGAVLGGADDRTADALESYGYHLGLAFQAVDDLLGIWGDPEATGKQAWSDLRQRKKSLPVAAALGSDGEAAARLAKLMAADSKKSQAEFEDFDEAEFAERAALIEQAGGREWTSQEAQRQHTTAIAALDSIDMPGRVREQFAALADFVVVRQR, encoded by the coding sequence ATGAGCACCACTGACGCAGCCACCCCGGCCAGTACAGCCAGCACGACAGCACCGCACAGAGGAGACCCTGTGACCCCGGCCAAGCAGCATCTCGTGGATGAGGGCGGCGCGAGCACCATGGGCAAGGCAGCCGACAACAAGAGCGTGAGCGCCCTGCTGGAGCGCGGGCGCACGCTCGCCACGCCGGTGCTGCGCGCGGCCGTCGACCGGCTGGCACCCCCGATGGACACCGTGGCCGCCTACCACTTCGGCTGGATCGACACCGAGGGGCGCCCCTCGGCCGCCGACGGCGGCAAGGCCGTGCGCCCCGCGCTCGCGCTCCTGTCCGCCGAGGCCGCCGGCGCCGTGCCCGAGACCGGCATCCCCGGCGCCGTCGCGGTGGAGCTGGTGCACAACTTCTCGCTGCTGCACGACGACCTCATGGACGGGGACGAGCAGCGCCGCCACCGCGACACGGTCTGGAAGGTGCACGGCCCCGCCCAGGCCATCCTTGTCGGCGACGCGCTGTTCGCCCTCGCCGGCGAAATACTGCTGGAGCTGGGGACGCCCGAAGCGGGCCGGGCCACCCGCAGGCTGACGCGTGCCACCCGCAGCCTCATCGACGGCCAGGCCCAGGACATCTCCTACGAACACCGTGACCAGGTCACCGTGGAGGAGTGCCTGGACATGGAGGGCAACAAGACCGGCGCGCTGCTGGCCTGCGCCGCCTCCATCGGGGCCGTGCTCGGCGGCGCCGACGACCGCACGGCCGACGCGCTGGAGTCCTACGGCTACCACCTGGGCCTCGCCTTCCAGGCCGTCGACGACCTGCTCGGCATCTGGGGCGACCCGGAGGCCACCGGCAAGCAGGCCTGGAGCGACCTGCGGCAGCGCAAGAAGTCCCTGCCGGTCGCCGCCGCGCTGGGCTCCGACGGCGAGGCCGCGGCCCGGCTGGCGAAGCTGATGGCGGCGGACTCGAAGAAGAGCCAGGCGGAGTTCGAGGACTTCGACGAGGCGGAGTTCGCCGAGCGGGCCGCGCTCATCGAGCAGGCGGGCGGCCGGGAGTGGACCTCCCAGGAAGCGCAGCGCCAGCACACCACGGCCATCGCCGCGCTCGACTCCATCGACATGCCGGGCAGGGTGCGGGAGCAGTTCGCCGCGCTCGCCGACTTCGTCGTCGTACGACAGCGGTGA
- the hpnE gene encoding hydroxysqualene dehydroxylase HpnE: MTADEVRSGEPRGRARRAVVLGGGLAGTTAALRLAEAGVETTLVETRPRLGGLAFSFRRDSAAGELTVDNGQHVYLRCCTAYSWLLDRVGGAGLAPLQERLDVPVLDVGGARPRLGRLRRTALPVPLHLAASLATYPHLSLAERASVGRAALALKGLDPADPALDGIDFGTWLHRHGQSERTIEALWDLVGTATLNARAPQASMGLAAMVFKTGLLSEPGAADIGWAHVPLGDIHDVLARAALDKAGVRTLLRTRARSVTPAGEGGGWRVAVDQGPDGAEELEAGTVVLAVPQREAHGLLPDGALTDPGRLLDIGTAPILNIHVIYDRKVLRQPFFTALGTPVQWVFDRTTASGLTGRGQYLALSQSVAHEEIDQPVATLRERYLPELERLLPAARGAGVRDFFVTRERTATFAPSPGVGRLRPGARTSAPGVYLAGAWTATGWPATMESAVRSGVTAAREALVALGRPHAKDPVPGIEGRAHEHH; this comes from the coding sequence ATGACGGCGGACGAAGTGCGGTCCGGTGAGCCGCGGGGAAGGGCCCGGCGCGCCGTAGTCCTCGGCGGCGGCCTCGCCGGGACGACCGCCGCGCTGCGGCTGGCCGAGGCGGGCGTGGAGACCACACTCGTCGAGACCCGCCCCCGGCTGGGCGGCCTCGCCTTCTCCTTCCGCCGCGACTCGGCCGCCGGTGAACTGACCGTCGACAACGGCCAGCACGTCTACCTGCGCTGCTGCACCGCCTACAGCTGGCTCCTGGACCGGGTCGGCGGCGCCGGGCTCGCACCCCTCCAGGAGAGGCTGGACGTGCCTGTCCTGGACGTCGGCGGCGCGCGGCCACGGCTGGGCAGGCTGCGGCGCACCGCGCTGCCCGTGCCCCTGCACCTGGCCGCGAGCCTCGCCACCTATCCTCACCTCTCGCTCGCCGAGCGGGCCTCGGTCGGGCGGGCCGCGCTGGCGCTGAAGGGCCTCGACCCCGCCGACCCGGCGCTCGACGGCATCGACTTCGGCACCTGGCTGCACCGGCACGGCCAGTCGGAGCGCACCATCGAGGCGCTGTGGGACCTGGTGGGCACCGCGACCCTCAACGCCCGCGCCCCGCAAGCCTCCATGGGGCTGGCCGCGATGGTCTTCAAGACCGGGCTGCTGTCCGAGCCGGGCGCCGCCGACATCGGCTGGGCCCACGTCCCGCTCGGCGACATCCACGACGTGCTCGCCCGCGCCGCCCTGGACAAGGCGGGAGTGCGCACGCTGCTGCGCACCCGGGCCCGTAGCGTGACCCCGGCGGGGGAGGGCGGCGGATGGCGCGTGGCGGTCGATCAGGGGCCCGACGGAGCCGAGGAGCTGGAAGCCGGAACGGTCGTGCTGGCCGTACCGCAGCGCGAGGCGCACGGGCTGCTGCCCGACGGCGCGCTCACCGACCCGGGCCGGCTGCTGGACATCGGCACGGCACCCATCCTCAACATCCATGTGATCTACGACCGTAAGGTGCTGCGGCAGCCCTTCTTCACCGCGCTCGGCACCCCCGTCCAGTGGGTCTTCGACCGCACCACCGCCTCCGGTCTCACCGGGCGCGGGCAGTATCTGGCGCTCTCGCAGTCGGTGGCGCACGAGGAGATCGACCAGCCGGTCGCCACCTTGCGCGAGCGCTATCTCCCCGAGCTGGAGCGGCTGTTGCCCGCAGCCAGGGGCGCGGGGGTGCGCGACTTCTTCGTCACGCGCGAGCGCACAGCCACTTTCGCGCCCTCCCCGGGCGTGGGCCGGCTGCGCCCGGGGGCGCGCACCTCGGCTCCCGGCGTCTACCTGGCCGGCGCGTGGACCGCCACGGGGTGGCCCGCGACCATGGAGAGCGCTGTACGCAGCGGAGTGACAGCGGCGCGCGAGGCCCTCGTCGCGCTGGGCCGTCCACACGCGAAGGACCCGGTCCCCGGTATTGAAGGAAGGGCCCATGAGCACCACTGA
- the hpnD gene encoding presqualene diphosphate synthase HpnD — translation MDRTDGAGARSAQQLPPQVAAAYRYCEAVTGQQARNFAYGIRLLPAPKRQAMSALYAFSRRVDDIGDGALDTPAKETRLEETRELLARVREREVSWDDTDPVAVALSHAAGGFPIPLAGLDELIDGVLMDVRGATYETWDDLRAYCRCVAGAIGRLSLGVFGTVPGAREATHAPEYADTLGLALQLTNILRDVREDADNGRTYLPLEDLEKFGCAAGFHSDTVPPGADFTGLVHFEVRRARALFAEGYRLLPMLDRRSGACVAAMAGIYHRLLDRISADPAAVLRGRVSLPGHEKAYVAVRGLSGFDARMVSRQAPRRGA, via the coding sequence ATGGACCGAACGGACGGAGCCGGAGCCAGATCCGCGCAGCAACTGCCCCCGCAGGTGGCGGCTGCCTACCGGTACTGCGAGGCCGTCACAGGACAGCAGGCCCGCAACTTCGCCTACGGCATCAGGCTGCTCCCCGCACCCAAGCGCCAGGCCATGTCGGCGCTCTACGCCTTCTCCCGCCGCGTGGACGACATCGGCGACGGCGCGCTGGACACCCCGGCGAAGGAGACCCGCCTGGAGGAGACCCGCGAGCTCCTCGCCCGCGTCCGGGAGCGCGAGGTCTCCTGGGACGACACCGACCCGGTCGCCGTCGCCCTCAGCCACGCGGCGGGAGGCTTTCCGATCCCGCTCGCGGGACTCGACGAACTGATCGACGGCGTGCTGATGGACGTGCGAGGTGCCACCTATGAGACCTGGGACGACCTGAGGGCCTACTGCCGTTGCGTGGCGGGCGCCATCGGCCGTCTCTCGCTGGGAGTCTTCGGCACCGTGCCGGGCGCACGGGAGGCCACTCACGCCCCCGAATACGCCGACACTTTGGGGCTCGCCCTGCAACTGACCAATATTCTCCGGGATGTGAGGGAAGACGCGGACAACGGACGCACGTACCTTCCCTTGGAGGATCTCGAAAAATTTGGCTGTGCTGCGGGCTTTCACAGCGATACGGTGCCGCCCGGTGCTGACTTCACGGGACTCGTGCACTTCGAAGTGCGACGCGCACGCGCGCTGTTCGCCGAGGGATACCGCCTTTTGCCGATGCTCGACCGCCGCTCGGGAGCCTGCGTCGCCGCGATGGCCGGGATCTACCACCGGCTGCTGGACCGTATCTCCGCCGATCCCGCCGCCGTGCTGCGCGGGCGGGTCTCGCTGCCGGGACACGAGAAGGCGTATGTGGCGGTGCGCGGCCTCTCCGGCTTCGACGCGCGGATGGTGTCACGGCAGGCGCCGCGGCGGGGCGCCTGA
- the hpnC gene encoding squalene synthase HpnC — translation MVTAEEDAHTRAVLSQAKTENFPVAPRFLPREWRNDLMAVYGFARLVDDIGDSDLTSGPAHAAHLGLPADQADDPLAMLDAFESDLHRVFAPAGPEPGHPLLRALVPTVRGRALSPEPFLALIEANRQDQKVRRYATYAELLAYCELSANPVGHLVLAITGTATPERVRLSDAVCTGLQIVEHLQDVAEDLARDRVYLPAEDMDRFRVGEGDLAAPTANASVRALIAFETERALGLLDEGTPLVRSVHGRLRLLLAGFTGGGRAAAGALRAARYDVLAGAPRAGALSVARESWASLRGEG, via the coding sequence GTGGTGACCGCGGAGGAGGACGCGCACACGCGCGCTGTGCTCTCCCAGGCCAAGACGGAGAACTTCCCGGTGGCACCCCGCTTCCTCCCACGTGAGTGGCGGAACGACCTGATGGCCGTCTACGGCTTCGCCCGTCTCGTCGACGACATCGGCGACAGCGACCTGACCTCCGGTCCCGCCCACGCGGCCCACCTGGGGCTGCCCGCCGACCAGGCGGACGACCCCCTCGCGATGCTCGACGCGTTCGAATCCGATCTGCACCGGGTCTTCGCCCCCGCCGGACCGGAGCCCGGTCACCCCCTGCTGCGCGCCCTCGTCCCGACCGTGCGCGGGCGCGCCCTGTCGCCCGAGCCGTTCCTCGCGCTGATCGAGGCCAACCGACAGGACCAGAAGGTCCGCCGCTACGCCACCTACGCCGAACTCCTCGCCTACTGCGAGCTGTCGGCGAACCCGGTGGGTCACCTCGTGCTCGCGATCACCGGCACCGCCACCCCCGAGCGGGTGCGGCTGTCGGACGCGGTGTGCACCGGGCTCCAGATCGTCGAACACCTCCAGGACGTCGCGGAGGACCTGGCCAGGGACCGCGTCTACCTGCCGGCCGAGGACATGGACCGCTTCCGGGTCGGCGAGGGCGACTTGGCGGCACCCACCGCGAACGCCTCGGTGCGAGCCCTTATCGCCTTCGAGACCGAGCGCGCCCTGGGCCTGCTGGACGAGGGCACGCCGCTGGTACGCAGCGTGCACGGCAGGCTCAGGCTGCTGCTGGCGGGCTTCACCGGCGGGGGCCGGGCCGCGGCCGGCGCCCTGCGGGCCGCGCGATACGACGTACTGGCAGGGGCTCCCCGGGCGGGTGCGCTGAGCGTGGCGCGCGAGTCCTGGGCGAGCCTGCGAGGAGAGGGGTGA
- a CDS encoding TetR/AcrR family transcriptional regulator, whose amino-acid sequence MEANSRATGSEAGDDGEAGGDGDAGRPARKSKSGYHHGDLRNALIHAAIELAVEGGPDAVVLRAAARKVGVSATAAYRHFDGQGELLHAVKEHGQQRLVERMEAGGREVDGDGPEAAQERVLALGRSYIRFAREEPGLYRTAFCPESPARITFTAEDGLGAPELWEARSFEMLIETLDELVAAGVMSRERRPGAEVSAWATVHGLAMLLLDGPLDMLAGEQVHYLIERVLRDILAGLTAP is encoded by the coding sequence ATGGAGGCGAACAGCAGGGCGACGGGTTCCGAAGCGGGCGACGACGGAGAGGCGGGCGGCGACGGAGACGCGGGCCGCCCCGCCCGCAAGAGCAAGAGCGGCTACCACCACGGCGACCTGCGCAACGCGCTGATCCATGCCGCCATCGAACTGGCCGTCGAAGGCGGCCCGGATGCTGTGGTGCTGCGCGCCGCGGCCCGGAAGGTGGGCGTCTCGGCCACGGCCGCCTACCGCCACTTCGACGGTCAGGGTGAACTCCTCCACGCCGTCAAGGAGCACGGTCAGCAGCGGCTGGTCGAGCGCATGGAAGCCGGGGGCCGGGAGGTCGACGGCGACGGCCCCGAGGCGGCGCAGGAGCGGGTGTTGGCGCTGGGCCGCAGCTACATCCGCTTCGCCCGGGAGGAGCCGGGGCTCTACCGCACCGCCTTTTGCCCAGAGTCCCCGGCCCGGATCACCTTCACCGCCGAGGACGGGCTGGGTGCCCCGGAGCTGTGGGAGGCCCGTTCGTTCGAGATGCTCATCGAGACCCTGGACGAACTGGTCGCCGCCGGGGTGATGTCCCGGGAGCGCAGACCCGGCGCCGAGGTGAGCGCCTGGGCCACGGTGCACGGCCTCGCGATGCTGCTCCTCGACGGCCCGCTCGACATGCTCGCCGGTGAGCAGGTCCATTACCTCATCGAGCGGGTTCTGCGCGACATCCTCGCGGGGCTGACCGCGCCCTGA